In one Drosophila pseudoobscura strain MV-25-SWS-2005 chromosome X, UCI_Dpse_MV25, whole genome shotgun sequence genomic region, the following are encoded:
- the LOC26532120 gene encoding C-type lectin 37Db-like isoform X1 translates to MSKSAFVLYILIAVHLQESLTFNAQTVSTQSTEGQCGGYCFNALKPMLDHIAANQQRWSTCDATLLESTARQDRMESQLAALKDKLSSIEAGKEVPKVNKLENFVQIGSRFFYIEELREVNWFSGTNICRQMGGFLASPRNEEELIAIKEKLRKGRQYWLGISDLAKEGTFVSQATGDLAPLQKWSPSQPDNHGNNEHCVHLQYENFWMNDLPCTYKNYFLCEAGDG, encoded by the exons ATGTCTAAGTCAGCTTTCGTCTTGTATATTTTGATTGCTGTGCATCTGCAAGAATCCTTGACATTTAATGCG CAGACTGTGTCGACTCAGAGCACTGAAGGACAATGCGGTGGATATTGCTTTAATGCTCTGAAGCCGATGCTGGACCACATCGCTGCCAATCAGCAGCGATGGAGTACCTGCGACGCCACCCTGCTGGAAAGCACAGCCAGACAGGACAGGATGGAGAGCCAGCTGGCTGCCCTGAAGGATAAATTGTCCTCAATCGAAGCAGGGAAGGAGGTGCCGAAAGTAAATAAACTGGAAAACTTCGTTCAGATCGGTTCGCGCTTCTTTTACATCGAGGAGCTTCGCGAAGTCAATTGGTTCTCCGGAACGAATATATGCCGTCAGATGGGTGGGTTTCTGGCTAGTCCGAGAAACGAGGAAGAGCTGATTGCCATTAAAGAAAAGCTAAGAAAAGGCCGCCAGTATTGGCTGGGAATTTCCGACTTGGCCAAAGAGGGCACCTTTGTGTCGCAGGCCACGGGAGACTTGGCTCCTTTGCAAAAGTGGAGTCCTTCCCAACCGGACAATCATGGAAATAATGAACATTGTGTACATCTTCAATACGAAAATTTCTGGATGAATGACTTACCATGTACTTATAAGAACTATTTCCTTTGCGAGGCAGGTGATGGATAA
- the LOC26532120 gene encoding C-type lectin 37Db-like isoform X3: MSKSAFVLYILIAVHLQESLTFNASTEGQCGGYCFNALKPMLDHIAANQQRWSTCDATLLESTARQDRMESQLAALKDKLSSIEAGKEVPKVNKLENFVQIGSRFFYIEELREVNWFSGTNICRQMGGFLASPRNEEELIAIKEKLRKGRQYWLGISDLAKEGTFVSQATGDLAPLQKWSPSQPDNHGNNEHCVHLQYENFWMNDLPCTYKNYFLCEAGDG, from the exons ATGTCTAAGTCAGCTTTCGTCTTGTATATTTTGATTGCTGTGCATCTGCAAGAATCCTTGACATTTAATGCG AGCACTGAAGGACAATGCGGTGGATATTGCTTTAATGCTCTGAAGCCGATGCTGGACCACATCGCTGCCAATCAGCAGCGATGGAGTACCTGCGACGCCACCCTGCTGGAAAGCACAGCCAGACAGGACAGGATGGAGAGCCAGCTGGCTGCCCTGAAGGATAAATTGTCCTCAATCGAAGCAGGGAAGGAGGTGCCGAAAGTAAATAAACTGGAAAACTTCGTTCAGATCGGTTCGCGCTTCTTTTACATCGAGGAGCTTCGCGAAGTCAATTGGTTCTCCGGAACGAATATATGCCGTCAGATGGGTGGGTTTCTGGCTAGTCCGAGAAACGAGGAAGAGCTGATTGCCATTAAAGAAAAGCTAAGAAAAGGCCGCCAGTATTGGCTGGGAATTTCCGACTTGGCCAAAGAGGGCACCTTTGTGTCGCAGGCCACGGGAGACTTGGCTCCTTTGCAAAAGTGGAGTCCTTCCCAACCGGACAATCATGGAAATAATGAACATTGTGTACATCTTCAATACGAAAATTTCTGGATGAATGACTTACCATGTACTTATAAGAACTATTTCCTTTGCGAGGCAGGTGATGGATAA
- the LOC26532120 gene encoding C-type lectin 37Db-like isoform X2 — MSKSAFVLYILIAVHLQESLTFNATVSTQSTEGQCGGYCFNALKPMLDHIAANQQRWSTCDATLLESTARQDRMESQLAALKDKLSSIEAGKEVPKVNKLENFVQIGSRFFYIEELREVNWFSGTNICRQMGGFLASPRNEEELIAIKEKLRKGRQYWLGISDLAKEGTFVSQATGDLAPLQKWSPSQPDNHGNNEHCVHLQYENFWMNDLPCTYKNYFLCEAGDG, encoded by the exons ATGTCTAAGTCAGCTTTCGTCTTGTATATTTTGATTGCTGTGCATCTGCAAGAATCCTTGACATTTAATGCG ACTGTGTCGACTCAGAGCACTGAAGGACAATGCGGTGGATATTGCTTTAATGCTCTGAAGCCGATGCTGGACCACATCGCTGCCAATCAGCAGCGATGGAGTACCTGCGACGCCACCCTGCTGGAAAGCACAGCCAGACAGGACAGGATGGAGAGCCAGCTGGCTGCCCTGAAGGATAAATTGTCCTCAATCGAAGCAGGGAAGGAGGTGCCGAAAGTAAATAAACTGGAAAACTTCGTTCAGATCGGTTCGCGCTTCTTTTACATCGAGGAGCTTCGCGAAGTCAATTGGTTCTCCGGAACGAATATATGCCGTCAGATGGGTGGGTTTCTGGCTAGTCCGAGAAACGAGGAAGAGCTGATTGCCATTAAAGAAAAGCTAAGAAAAGGCCGCCAGTATTGGCTGGGAATTTCCGACTTGGCCAAAGAGGGCACCTTTGTGTCGCAGGCCACGGGAGACTTGGCTCCTTTGCAAAAGTGGAGTCCTTCCCAACCGGACAATCATGGAAATAATGAACATTGTGTACATCTTCAATACGAAAATTTCTGGATGAATGACTTACCATGTACTTATAAGAACTATTTCCTTTGCGAGGCAGGTGATGGATAA
- the LOC6902209 gene encoding C-type lectin 37Db-like — MFELVSFLLYILIAVHLQGSLKSDSVSGNSERLDRVEDAIGELQTQESGGSGNFVKINSRFFHIEQNRKVNWYAALNICHEMGGHLADPANQQELNSIKQRLIRGRHYWLGISDLANEGLFLSQNTGNRATFLRWIYGEPNNYGNYEHCVELKSQQNREFLMNDAPCWLLSYFICQTSSPNNK; from the coding sequence ATGTTCGAGCTTGTGTCTTTCCTCCTGTATATACTGATTGCTGTGCATCTGCAAGGATCCTTGAAAAGTGATTCGGTGAGTGGAAACTCTGAACGCCTGGACAGGGTGGAGGATGCGATTGGCGAGCTGCAGACGCAAGAGTCGGGAGGTTCTGGGAACTTCGTGAAGATAAATTCAAGGTTCTTCCACATTGAGCAGAATCGAAAAGTCAACTGGTATGCCGCACTGAATATATGCCACGAGATGGGCGGCCATCTGGCGGATCCGGCGAACCAACAGGAACTGAATTCCATTAAGCAAAGACTGATCCGCGGCCGGCACTATTGGCTGGGGATCTCCGACCTGGCCAATGAGGGCTTGTTTCTTTCGCAGAACACTGGCAACAGGGCGACCTTTCTTAGGTGGATCTATGGTGAACCAAACAACTACGGAAACTACGAGCACTGCGTAGAACTGAAGTCACAGCAAAATAGGGAATTCCTAATGAACGACGCCCCATGTTGGCTTTTGTCCTATTTTATTTGCCAGACTAGCTCACCGAATAATAAATAG